In the genome of Synechococcus sp. CB0101, the window GAAGTCGCCAATGATCAACACCGCTGTATGACCGGCGTCCTGAAAGGCCCGCAGCTTGCGGAACAGGATCGAGTGGCCGAGATGAATGTCGGAGCCGGTGGGGTCAATGCCGAGCTTGACGCGTAACGGCCGCCCTTCCCGTTCGGCCTGGGCCAGGCGGGCCGCCAGCTGTTGATCGGGGTCGCTCGCGGCCTCACCAGCCGGGAACAGATCGGCGACACCACGCTCTAGCCACTGCGGCAAACCCCACGCACCCTTGGCCATCACTGCCGCTGCTGTTCAGGGGCGGATCGTAGGAGCGAGCTTTCAGGCTTCTTTGTCGAGCTCACCTTTCATGCGCTCGAGCGTGCGCTGCATCTGCTCAAACATTTGCTCCGGTGTCATGCCGAACTGGCCGAGCTGGGTGCGGAGCTGCTCCACGGTGAGCTTGGCCTGGAAATCTTCCGAGAGCTCGAAGCGCTTCATGAACACGCGGTAGCGGTCCATCAGCTCCTCCATCCGCTCGATAAAGAGTTTCTTGCCCTCACGATCGAACTTCCCGTATTCGCCCCCGAGCTGCATCAGCTGCTGGTAGTCGCCGAACAGGCGCTTGGCTTCCTCCTGCACGATCTCGGAGTCGAAGAAAGCCATGGCGTCCGGGCCCAAACGGGTTGGGGAATTCTGCTGAGCACCGCCAGGGCTGACGAGTGCGGATCCACGTATCTGGGGCTGGGGTTCAGCCCTTAGCTGACGCTGCCAGTGAGGCGACACACAGTGAACGTGTGCCCCAGGCCAATTCCCGTGGACTTCACCCCGCTGATCGAGCAGATGCGCGGCCATGTGACCAGTGGCAACACGCTGCTGGAGCGCCATCGCTTGGTGGTGTGCTTTGGGAGCCCGATGACCTTGACCCTATTTGTTAGTGCCCTTGGCCCAGCCCAACAGCTAGCGGGCGCCACAACCTCTGAATCAGACGCACTGGATCGACTGCGATCCACCCAGGCCGATCTCTTGCTCTGTACAGACCGCCTCGAGCAAGGCAACGGTGGATCGTTGGTGGAGGCAGCCAAGCAACTTCAGCCAGCCCCCTCCACCTTGCTTGTTGTGACCCAACCCCGACGGCTCATCACGATCCGCCGCGCGGTGGATGCCGGCTGCGATGGCATCTGCCTGGAATCTCAAATCGGCCAAGGCACGGTGGCGCAGGCTCTCGAAACCATCAGCGCCGGAGCGGCTTACATCGAAAAAGGGTTGCAACAGCAGTACCTCCAAGGCTTCTGCGGCATCGGAGATGCACCGCTAGCCCCACTCACTGAACGCGAGCTGGAGGTGCTGCAGAGGATCGCCGCCAATGCAACCAACCCAGAGATTGCGGCCGACCTCTTCCTCAGCATCGAAACGGTGAAGAGCCATGTGGCGCAGGTCTTACACAAACTCGATGCCCGCAGCCGTCTTCAGGCCGCCATCAAAGGCATCCGCCTCGGCTTGGTGGAGTGGCCTGAAGATCGTTAAGGTCGGGCCACTGTGCTTCTGCCGCCGCCGCCATGGCCCGTGGCCACTGGTTGGATCCGTTTGCCCGCAGCCTGCTGGAGGCCACTGGGCAACTGCCGCGCAGGCCGAATCCGGCCCGTAGGCCCGAACCCGCACAGACGCCGATTGAAGCCATCCAAACGGAAGAGGTCGTGGAGCGCGACCTACTGGAGCTGAAGCTCCGCCAGGATCCGCAGCGGCGCCTGCAGGATCCCAGTGAGGCCCAGCGCGCCGCCGCCCTGGGCTGGCGCCTGGATGTGAACCGTGCCAGCGCCGACGACTGGCTGCGGCTCCCGGGGATCACCGCAACCCAGGTCGACCTGTTGGTTCGCCTGCAGCGAGGCGGCGTGCAGCTGAGCGGTATCGACGATCTGGAACGGTTGCTGGAGCTGCCTCGCAGCCAGGTGCTGACCTGGGAACCCCTGCTGCTGTTCCGGTGGTACGGCGACGGAGCCCCGCACAGCGCCAACCCGAGAGCCGTAGACCTCAACCACGCCACTGCGGCAGCCCTGGAACAGGAACTGCCTCAACTGGATGCCGTGCGGCGCGCGCGGCTGCTGCGCGAACGCCAACGCACCCCCTTCCGTGATCTGGCCGACCTGCAGCAGCGCCTGCAGTGGCCTCCGGCTCTGGTGGAGGAGCTGATCGGCAAGGTGCGCTTCGGCCAGGGACCCGCTGGGCCGCAACTGCCGCGATCAGCCTGAGCCCATGGCGAGCGGGTCATCACCCAGACAGGGCGATCTCTTTGCCCAACCCCTCGGCGGCGCTGGCAGTGCCGCCGAGGACCTCCCCCTGCAAGAGCATCAGCTGCGTGAATGGCAGCAACGGTTGCTGGCCTTCCAGCAGCCACGTTTCGCCGCGGTAGCGGAAGGCCACAGCGTGGCGCCCGGCCAGATCAACCTGCTCGATGGTGGCGTGGTGGGCCCGGCCGCCACGGTGGAGCGGCTGGATCCGCTGGCGCTGGCACCCCAGCATTTGCAGTTCTGGCGGTGGCCGGAGGCGAGGAACAGCGGCGCTGCCCTCTATTTCGTGATCGATCGCCCCCCCCATCTCAACGGCAGCCTGCTGCTCTATGTGGGGGAAACAGCCCAGGCTGATCGCCGCTGGAAGGGCGAGCACGACTGCAAGAGCTACCTCGCCGCCTACGGCGATGCCCTGCAGCAGGTGGGCCTGGGCGGTCAGCTGAGCATTCGCTTCTGGAGCGATGCCCCGACAGACGTACGTCCGCGGCGGGCCCTGGAGCAGGCCCTGATTCGCCACTGGCTGCCTCCGTTCAACAAAGAAACGCGGGGCCGCTGGGCCACACCCTTCACCGCCGACCCGGGCTGATCGCCCTACCATCGCCGCCATCTGAATCGCCGAGATGGTCGCCGACATCCGTTGCAGCACCGCCACCCTTGCCAGCTGGAGCGGTGAGGCGCTGGCGGTGGGTCTGTTCAGCGGCGACGCCGGGGAGAGCAGCCGCGGCCCCCTGCTGGAGCGCTTTGGTGCTGCCGTGGCCGATCGCCTCGAACAACGTCGGTTCAAGGCCAAACCCGGCGAATGCCTGAGCATTGACCTGCTCGGTCAGACCCCGAGCCTGCTGGTGTTGGTGGGCCTGGGAGCCCCTGCCGACTTCGGTCCCGAGCAGTTGCGCAGTGCCAGCGCTGCCGCCAGCAAAGCTGCGGCGAACGCCGGGGCCAACCATCTGGCTCTGGCGATGCCCGTGGAAGGCCTGGCTCCGGCTGCCGCTGCCACCGCCATGGCTGAAGCAGTCCGGCTGAGCCTCTACGCCGATCAACGCTTCAAGAGCGACGCCGATCCCTCGCCAAGCCTGACCCAGGTGGAGCTGCTGGGGCTGGCGGAATCAGCCCAGGGAGCCGTGAGCAGCAGCGGCGCCGTTTGCAGCGGTGTGGAACTGGCCCGTGAGCTGGTGGCGGCCCCCCCCCAATGTGGTGACCCCAGCCGCCCTGGCCGACACCGCTGCCGACATCGCCCGCGAGTTCGGGCTTGAACTGAAGGTGCTCGAGCGCAGCGACTGCGAAGCGCTCGGGATGGGTTCCTACCTGGCCGTGGCCCAGGGCTCAGACCTTCCCCCCAAGTTCATCCATCTCACCTACAAGCCCCAGGGCACCGCTGAGCGTCGCCTGGTGCTGGTGGGCAAGGGCCTCACCTTCGATTCCGGCGGCTACAACCTCAAAACCGCCGGCTCCCAGATCGACATGATGAAGTACGACATGGGCGGCAGCGCTGCGGTGCTGGGTGCCATGCGTGCCATCGCCGAATTGAAACCCGCCGGCGTTGAGGTGCACATGATCGTGGCCGCCTGCGAAAACATGATCAGTGGCGGGGCGATTCATCCCGGCGCGATCGTGACCGCCTCCAACGGCAAAACGATCGAGATCAACAACACCGATGCCGAAGGGCGTCTCACCTTGGCCGATGCCCTGGTATACGCCTGCAGGCTGGAGCCCGATGCCGTGGTGGATCTGGCCACCCTGACCGGCGCCTGCGTGATCGCCTTGGGTGAGGAGATTGCAGGCCTCTGGTCTCCAAGCGATCCCCTGGCCCACGGGCTGATCGACGCCGGAGCCCAAGGCGGCGAAACCCTCTGGCGGATGCCCCTGCGCGCCTCTTATCGCGCCGGCCTCAAGAGCGGCCTGGCCGACATGAAGAACACGGGCCCTCGGCCCGGTGGTTCGATCACCGCCGCCCTGTTCCTCCAAGACTTTGTCGCCCCGGAGGTGGCCTGGGCTCACCTCGATATCGCCGGCACAGTGTGGAGCGACAAAGGCCGGGGCCTTGATCCCGCCGGCGCCACTGGCTACGGCGTGCGCACCCTGGTGAATTGGGTGCAAGCCGGGGGCCCCGCCTAGGCTGGCGCTAACCGATCGACCAAGCACGACTCCATGGCCGTTCGCAAGATCCGCTGGTTCGTCAAAGCACAGATCGGCGTGCTGCTGCTGCCCGCCGGTTTGTGCCTATTCGGCGAAGCCGTCCAGCGCCGCACACTGCAAACCATGGGTCAACCCCATGGCCCCTGGTTCTGGTACGGCACCCTCAGCCTGGTGGCCATCGTGGCGGGGGTGGGTCTGATGGTGGAAAGCGGCCTGCTGCGCGGCTACCCCGGGCAGCAGAAGCCTTAAGCCGCAGTCGCGAAGCGATTGGGTTTGGGATTGGACCCGCGGAGCACCTCACGGGGCGATTCGAGGGCGTGAATCTGCCAGCGGGCACGCTCACCGAACTGCTCAAGCAGCCGATCCAGATCATCCGAGGCCTGTTTGGGACTCTCGTAGGGACCGATGTGACGGGTGACGAGACCATCGCGAATCGTCAGCAGATACATACACACACCTCCGCTCGCATCAGCGCAACGCTAAGTGACTCTACCGAGAGAAAAAAGGGCGGAAACCCGCTCCACCACTCAAAAACCAGCAAAACAGGCGACAAGCGCCTTCAGCATTTCCTTCGAATTGAGCCGCCGTCGCGACAAGCCGGCATGTCAGGGGG includes:
- a CDS encoding DUF1825 family protein codes for the protein MAFFDSEIVQEEAKRLFGDYQQLMQLGGEYGKFDREGKKLFIERMEELMDRYRVFMKRFELSEDFQAKLTVEQLRTQLGQFGMTPEQMFEQMQRTLERMKGELDKEA
- a CDS encoding response regulator transcription factor encodes the protein MDFTPLIEQMRGHVTSGNTLLERHRLVVCFGSPMTLTLFVSALGPAQQLAGATTSESDALDRLRSTQADLLLCTDRLEQGNGGSLVEAAKQLQPAPSTLLVVTQPRRLITIRRAVDAGCDGICLESQIGQGTVAQALETISAGAAYIEKGLQQQYLQGFCGIGDAPLAPLTERELEVLQRIAANATNPEIAADLFLSIETVKSHVAQVLHKLDARSRLQAAIKGIRLGLVEWPEDR